The following are from one region of the Pseudodesulfovibrio piezophilus C1TLV30 genome:
- a CDS encoding RlmE family RNA methyltransferase, producing MKQYQDKYFKRAKKENYAARSVYKLKEMDKRFKLFKPGQTVLDLGAAPGSWTQFAGERVGKTGHVLGVDIQETKHSFPENITFLQADVFSDAPELLEAMEPLRPFDLIISDMAPKTTGIKFADQANSLELCERAFEVALKYLKTGGHFTVKIFESGDTKDFRDALRPYFGKIKNFKPYSSRSESKEIFIVALGFKGADG from the coding sequence ATGAAACAATATCAGGATAAGTACTTTAAAAGGGCCAAAAAGGAAAACTACGCCGCCCGATCCGTCTACAAGCTCAAGGAGATGGACAAGCGGTTCAAGCTTTTCAAGCCGGGCCAGACCGTTCTCGACCTCGGAGCAGCTCCTGGGTCGTGGACTCAGTTTGCTGGAGAGCGGGTTGGTAAGACCGGGCATGTGCTTGGTGTCGATATTCAGGAGACGAAACATAGCTTTCCTGAAAATATTACTTTTTTGCAGGCAGATGTTTTTTCCGATGCTCCCGAATTATTGGAAGCAATGGAACCGTTGCGGCCTTTTGACCTTATTATCAGTGATATGGCCCCCAAGACAACCGGAATTAAATTTGCCGATCAGGCAAACAGTCTGGAGTTGTGTGAGCGGGCTTTTGAAGTTGCACTCAAGTATCTCAAAACGGGCGGTCATTTTACGGTCAAGATTTTTGAGAGTGGCGACACCAAGGATTTTCGGGATGCTTTGCGTCCCTATTTTGGCAAGATAAAGAATTTTAAACCGTACAGTTCGCGTTCTGAAAGCAAGGAGATATTTATCGTCGCCCTTGGCTTTAAGGGCGCGGACGGATAA
- a CDS encoding RHS repeat domain-containing protein has translation MEVEGQNCVYTFRHDEQGRRAAKYLNGQLVEAYQWLDFVRLGAFHDGRMGYEFWYGDNARLPSAMRREDGAVFTLHYDQVGFLRVVADAGGNVIKEVRYAPFGGIIEDTNPGLRVPIGFAGGLHDRDLGFVRFGWCDYDTFTGRWTAPDPIGNKGGDPDWYGYCLDDPVNMHDPMGLFTWVPVAGAAIGAGSNAYDNWDDWRSGKMGTGDYAKSVGLGAATGAVSTMGGGIGSTLLFGGGAAVLNEAGSQYIKKGKVDDVGKVAASGVSGAVGGAIGKVGKAVGKNFGRITPPKNIPPKPLKDASDLGGVVGSIVGSEYSDSWLSNALENGKRKK, from the coding sequence ATGGAGGTGGAGGGCCAGAACTGCGTCTACACCTTTCGCCATGACGAGCAGGGCCGGCGGGCCGCCAAATATCTCAACGGCCAACTCGTCGAGGCTTACCAATGGCTCGACTTCGTCCGGCTCGGCGCGTTCCACGACGGGCGCATGGGGTACGAGTTCTGGTATGGCGATAACGCACGCCTTCCATCGGCTATGCGGCGCGAAGACGGGGCCGTATTTACCCTGCACTACGATCAGGTAGGTTTCCTGCGCGTGGTTGCCGACGCTGGCGGCAACGTGATAAAGGAAGTCCGGTACGCTCCCTTCGGCGGGATCATTGAGGACACCAATCCCGGCCTGCGCGTGCCCATTGGCTTTGCGGGCGGCCTGCACGACCGAGATTTGGGTTTCGTCCGCTTCGGCTGGTGTGATTACGACACCTTCACCGGCAGGTGGACCGCGCCCGATCCCATCGGGAACAAGGGCGGCGATCCTGATTGGTATGGCTATTGTTTGGATGATCCGGTCAACATGCATGACCCCATGGGGTTGTTCACTTGGGTTCCGGTTGCAGGGGCCGCGATTGGCGCAGGCTCCAATGCCTACGACAATTGGGATGATTGGAGAAGCGGCAAGATGGGCACAGGGGACTATGCCAAATCAGTCGGCTTGGGCGCTGCAACCGGCGCGGTAAGCACCATGGGCGGAGGTATTGGTTCAACCCTTCTGTTTGGTGGCGGTGCAGCTGTCTTGAATGAAGCCGGGAGCCAGTATATCAAGAAAGGCAAAGTCGATGATGTCGGGAAAGTCGCTGCATCTGGAGTAAGTGGTGCTGTCGGTGGTGCAATCGGAAAAGTAGGCAAGGCTGTCGGCAAAAACTTTGGCAGAATTACACCGCCCAAAAACATACCTCCCAAGCCGTTGAAAGATGCAAGTGACCTTGGAGGTGTTGTCGGCTCAATCGTTGGCAGTGAATACAGCGATTCTTGGCTGAGTAACGCCCTGGAAAACGGGAAGAGGAAAAAGTGA
- a CDS encoding IS3 family transposase (programmed frameshift) codes for MSKKRRRFTAEFKARVALDALSGEHTLSELASKYGVHTNQISTWKRQAKEGIVASFSGKAEKSQQMDDAHIKDLHAKIGQLLIEKDFLQQAFQNLSCERRREVVDKEHPQLSVRRQCRILKLQRSTYYYQPIGESSYNLELMKRIDELFMELPFFGSRQMRNILRDEGHLVGRGRVRRLMRKMGLMAIYQKPRTSDPHPQHKIYPYLLRNMKITKPNQVWCTDITYIPMKRGFLYLVAIMDWHSRAVLSWRLSNTMEADFCVVALEDAINRYGEPEIFNTDQGSQFTSYEFTKTLRDAGIRISMDGRGRWMDNVMIERLWKSLKYECVYLRELETGSELRSALAWWFNFYNNRRPHKTFDGRKPMEIYQSGPIPEGVPPLGWTHKAA; via the exons ATGTCCAAGAAGAGAAGAAGATTTACTGCTGAATTCAAAGCCCGTGTAGCCCTCGACGCTTTGTCTGGCGAGCACACACTTTCCGAGCTGGCCAGCAAGTATGGAGTTCACACCAACCAGATATCCACGTGGAAACGACAAGCCAAAGAAGGTATTGTCGCGTCATTTTCTGGCAAGGCAGAGAAGAGCCAGCAAATGGACGATGCACATATCAAGGATCTGCACGCTAAGATCGGCCAACTTCTGATCGAGAAGGATTTTTTGCAACAAGCCTTC CAAAATCTGAGCTGCGAGCGAAGGCGTGAAGTCGTCGACAAAGAGCATCCACAACTCAGCGTCCGGCGACAATGCAGAATCCTCAAACTGCAACGCTCAACATACTATTATCAGCCGATTGGCGAATCATCGTATAACTTGGAGTTGATGAAACGCATCGACGAGTTGTTCATGGAGCTACCATTTTTCGGCTCACGCCAGATGCGCAACATTCTGCGGGATGAAGGGCATCTGGTTGGCCGTGGTCGTGTGAGACGACTTATGCGCAAGATGGGCTTGATGGCGATTTACCAAAAACCGAGGACGAGTGATCCTCATCCACAGCACAAAATATATCCGTATTTGTTGCGGAACATGAAGATCACAAAGCCAAATCAAGTTTGGTGTACCGACATTACTTACATTCCGATGAAACGAGGCTTCTTGTATCTCGTGGCAATCATGGATTGGCATAGCCGGGCAGTATTGTCGTGGCGTTTGTCGAATACGATGGAGGCCGACTTTTGTGTCGTAGCTTTGGAGGATGCGATCAACCGTTATGGAGAACCTGAGATATTCAACACAGACCAGGGGAGCCAGTTCACCAGCTATGAATTCACAAAGACTCTGCGGGATGCTGGCATCCGCATTTCAATGGATGGCCGAGGACGCTGGATGGATAACGTCATGATCGAACGACTCTGGAAGTCTTTGAAATACGAATGTGTCTACTTGCGGGAACTGGAGACAGGAAGTGAGCTGCGGAGTGCCTTGGCCTGGTGGTTTAACTTCTACAATAATCGGCGTCCTCATAAGACCTTTGACGGACGCAAGCCGATGGAGATATATCAAAGCGGTCCCATCCCAGAGGGGGTACCCCCTCTGGGATGGACCCACAAGGCGGCGTAA
- a CDS encoding IS1182 family transposase, producing MLKTPKDQQVKMEFVSINDLVPQNHLLRKIAKVIDFSFIRKRTKELYCEDNGRPAIDPVVLFKMLFIGYLFGIRSERQLVREIEVNMAYRWFLGFGLQDKIPNASTLSQNRRRRFNGTSVAQDIFDGIVVQAMHKNLVGGHTLYTDSTHLKANANKNKYKEKQVSKSTKSYLGELDEAVEEDRREHGKKPLKVRSVEPEEKQIKQSTTDPESGYMVREGKPKGFFYLDHRTVDSRCNIITDSHVTSAALHDSVPYLERLERQIDRFDFSVKNVGLDAGYFTPHICKALIEKDIYGVIGYRRPPRRKGMLPKRLYQYQPETDCYICPEGQKLHYVTTNREGYRQYASSPEQCQSCRRLGECTTSRTHKKTISRHVWQNHKDLIDQHRLSEYGKRVYVRRKETVERSFADAKELHGHRYARFRGLSKVQEQSLLSSACQNMKKMAMMLVPIGLLHAILSSFLRHFRLRALSGGSFTTTTQQNNLLAT from the coding sequence ATGCTGAAAACGCCTAAAGACCAACAAGTAAAGATGGAGTTTGTTTCGATCAATGACCTGGTCCCACAAAACCATCTTCTTCGAAAAATTGCCAAAGTCATAGACTTTTCCTTCATCCGCAAACGCACCAAGGAGCTGTACTGCGAAGACAATGGACGACCAGCCATTGACCCGGTAGTGCTCTTCAAAATGCTGTTTATTGGCTACCTGTTCGGAATCCGTAGCGAGCGACAACTCGTGAGAGAGATCGAGGTCAACATGGCTTATCGATGGTTCCTCGGATTTGGCTTGCAGGACAAGATTCCCAATGCCTCGACCCTCAGCCAGAACAGGCGGCGCAGGTTTAATGGAACCAGCGTTGCCCAAGACATTTTTGATGGGATCGTAGTTCAGGCCATGCACAAGAATCTTGTTGGTGGGCATACGCTTTACACCGACTCAACTCATCTCAAGGCCAATGCGAACAAGAATAAATACAAGGAAAAGCAGGTCAGTAAAAGCACAAAATCCTACCTCGGCGAACTCGATGAAGCCGTGGAGGAAGATCGACGTGAGCATGGTAAAAAGCCGCTAAAAGTACGATCTGTCGAGCCTGAAGAAAAGCAGATCAAGCAAAGTACGACCGACCCTGAAAGCGGTTATATGGTCCGAGAAGGTAAGCCCAAAGGCTTCTTTTATCTGGATCATCGCACGGTAGACAGCCGCTGCAACATTATCACCGACAGCCATGTGACCTCGGCGGCCTTGCACGATAGCGTGCCGTATCTGGAAAGGCTAGAAAGGCAGATTGATCGGTTCGATTTTTCAGTGAAAAACGTAGGACTTGATGCCGGATATTTCACACCACATATATGCAAGGCGCTGATAGAAAAAGATATTTATGGTGTCATTGGCTATCGTCGGCCACCTCGTCGCAAAGGAATGCTCCCCAAACGGCTGTACCAATATCAGCCTGAAACCGATTGTTATATCTGCCCAGAGGGTCAAAAACTTCACTATGTGACAACGAACCGAGAAGGGTATCGACAGTACGCTTCTTCGCCAGAACAGTGTCAATCCTGTCGACGACTTGGAGAATGTACGACGAGCAGAACTCACAAAAAGACAATCAGTCGGCATGTTTGGCAGAACCATAAAGACTTGATCGATCAGCACCGCCTCAGCGAGTATGGAAAGCGGGTTTACGTCCGGCGAAAAGAGACCGTTGAACGCAGCTTTGCCGATGCGAAAGAATTGCATGGGCATCGCTATGCCCGCTTCCGAGGCTTGTCTAAAGTGCAAGAGCAAAGTCTGCTTTCCTCCGCCTGCCAGAATATGAAGAAAATGGCTATGATGCTGGTTCCAATAGGCCTTTTGCATGCAATATTGTCATCATTTTTACGTCATTTCCGCTTGAGAGCCCTTTCAGGTGGTTCTTTCACGACAACAACCCAACAAAACAACCTTTTGGCGACGTGA
- a CDS encoding glycosyltransferase family protein has product MQSQIQSWDKRVPSGFLPLDPQLFTPELAAQSTIIRYRPGLKAFPSFWAPLTARVALGHTILTPQSQIAWLPFAENDLLVRELLHALEARGYTVRTINQEHLERSPGTALPAFMEHETPALFLSVNFKGLDPFGLGFNILREAGVKTGIWLVDNPFNILPSIKSGFWKEVPLFVTDHTFITPLKRAGASEVTHLPLAACPELFSQPGPLPDHGNDLENKLVFVGRSEFPRKQKFFAGLKPPKAQMEQAVSMLSRGERPHFHWWHKQIPSRPWPGNEIRTVGIGAEVTGQRWKLDCLTAAGEETVIFGDDKWRQYSGITNDIRRFLDYYGALPAVYHAAGAILNITGMQLPAGLTQRHFDVWCAGGFLLTDANPGLTIFPDSLTTPITYKVTADIGPLFTTFQKNDSDKITLQDAWKKEIQEHHTYHNRLETLTQALGLP; this is encoded by the coding sequence ATGCAATCGCAAATTCAATCATGGGACAAAAGGGTTCCATCCGGTTTTCTCCCATTAGACCCTCAACTTTTTACTCCAGAACTGGCGGCGCAGAGTACGATTATACGATATAGGCCAGGTCTCAAGGCCTTTCCGTCATTCTGGGCCCCTCTAACGGCACGGGTGGCTCTGGGCCATACGATCCTCACGCCTCAATCACAAATAGCCTGGCTCCCCTTCGCTGAAAACGATCTCCTGGTCAGAGAACTTCTCCATGCTTTGGAAGCCAGAGGGTATACTGTCCGCACCATCAATCAGGAGCACTTGGAACGCTCGCCAGGCACAGCTCTCCCCGCTTTCATGGAGCATGAGACTCCTGCGTTATTTCTTTCCGTCAACTTCAAGGGATTGGACCCCTTTGGGCTTGGCTTCAACATCCTGCGTGAAGCAGGTGTTAAAACAGGTATCTGGCTGGTGGATAATCCATTCAACATCCTCCCCTCAATAAAGTCCGGTTTTTGGAAAGAAGTCCCTCTTTTCGTCACGGATCACACTTTTATAACTCCCCTCAAAAGAGCCGGAGCATCAGAAGTCACTCATCTCCCCCTTGCGGCCTGTCCTGAATTATTCTCTCAGCCCGGCCCCCTGCCGGATCACGGCAACGACCTGGAAAACAAACTTGTTTTTGTCGGCCGTTCTGAATTCCCCAGAAAACAGAAATTTTTTGCAGGATTAAAACCACCCAAAGCCCAGATGGAACAGGCTGTCTCAATGCTCAGTCGTGGGGAGCGTCCTCACTTCCACTGGTGGCATAAGCAAATCCCATCCCGCCCCTGGCCGGGCAATGAGATTCGAACAGTAGGGATAGGCGCAGAAGTGACCGGGCAACGGTGGAAGCTCGACTGCCTCACGGCAGCCGGGGAAGAGACAGTCATTTTCGGTGACGATAAATGGCGTCAATACTCAGGGATAACAAACGACATTCGCCGATTTCTCGATTACTACGGAGCACTCCCCGCCGTGTACCACGCTGCAGGTGCGATACTCAACATCACGGGTATGCAACTCCCTGCCGGACTAACCCAGCGTCACTTTGATGTTTGGTGCGCTGGCGGCTTCCTCCTCACCGACGCCAACCCCGGTCTGACGATCTTTCCCGATTCGCTCACCACGCCCATTACATATAAGGTCACGGCAGATATCGGACCACTTTTCACTACCTTTCAAAAGAATGACTCCGATAAAATCACTTTACAAGACGCCTGGAAAAAAGAAATCCAAGAGCACCATACCTATCACAACAGACTTGAAACCCTCACTCAAGCTCTCGGGCTTCCCTGA